Proteins encoded in a region of the Psychromicrobium lacuslunae genome:
- the nadC gene encoding carboxylating nicotinate-nucleotide diphosphorylase, which translates to MTDILPLSRTQISSIVLAALAEDAPYGDLTSQLLIPESARATAWLNAREAGVFSGTGVFEAAMTLTDPTISVQWQLTDGEKFGAGAQLARVAGPARALLTAERVALNLVQRMSGIATLTAQYVAAVAETGATARVVDTRKTTPGLRAVERFAVRCGGGHNHRYSLSDAVMAKDNHLAVLTRGDSSKLTAALQTLRPRLSHTTHLEVEVDQIEQIEPVLAAGVDTILLDNFSLEELREGVKLINGRALVEASGNVRLDTIAQIAQTGVDLISVGALTHSVRALDLGLDVEIELEQ; encoded by the coding sequence GTGACCGATATTTTGCCACTGAGTCGCACTCAGATCAGCTCGATTGTGCTCGCCGCTCTCGCCGAAGATGCACCTTACGGCGATCTCACCTCGCAACTGCTGATCCCCGAATCGGCCCGTGCCACAGCCTGGCTGAACGCGCGTGAGGCCGGAGTGTTCAGTGGCACCGGGGTCTTTGAGGCAGCGATGACTTTGACCGATCCGACGATCAGCGTGCAATGGCAGCTCACCGACGGTGAAAAGTTCGGCGCCGGCGCACAACTTGCCCGAGTCGCCGGGCCGGCGCGGGCGCTGCTCACCGCCGAACGGGTGGCCCTTAACCTGGTGCAGAGGATGAGCGGGATAGCCACCCTAACCGCACAGTACGTGGCGGCTGTGGCCGAGACCGGAGCAACAGCCCGAGTGGTGGATACCCGCAAGACCACCCCGGGCTTGCGGGCAGTGGAGCGTTTCGCGGTGCGTTGCGGTGGCGGGCATAATCACCGCTACAGTCTCTCCGATGCGGTGATGGCCAAGGATAATCATCTGGCCGTGCTGACGAGGGGGGATAGCAGCAAGCTAACGGCTGCGCTGCAGACACTGCGTCCCCGGCTCTCGCACACCACGCATCTTGAGGTTGAGGTGGATCAAATCGAACAGATCGAGCCGGTGCTCGCCGCCGGGGTTGACACTATCTTGCTCGATAACTTCAGCCTTGAAGAACTACGCGAAGGTGTGAAACTCATCAACGGCAGGGCCCTGGTGGAAGCGAGCGGCAATGTCCGTTTGGATACCATTGCGCAGATCGCGCAAACCGGTGTCGATCTGATCTCGGTGGGCGCGCTGACACATTCGGTGCGAGCCTTGGACCTGGGGCTCGATGTAGAGATTGAGCTTGAGCAGTGA